The following coding sequences lie in one Amycolatopsis cihanbeyliensis genomic window:
- a CDS encoding DUF222 domain-containing protein gives MNDTNIDVPGWTTDELLATPTDDLTEQEALTFLYGISRMQAMLDAVRMKAIERFATLRADDERVRDILAAELKVTSAKAGDDLALAHTLHTRLPRTRHALTTGILDLARARQIDRATTPLTDGQARQVEELAFPQAVDRNPRRLYELLRKAVQEVDPDGAAARTAVRREQRRVSLGPKKDGMCWLHAFLPAEDGIAIDSLVDSAAREARMPGDERTTNQLRADALRDLILGTHRQRVASPHPPHRQRHHRPRQPPRRAPWLRPASRRTHPRTRLHPQGHLPGRGHHQLPVHRPHHRPHPAARPHLPVPGLQRPRRPLRHRPQNPLRQGRSHRQW, from the coding sequence ATGAACGACACCAACATCGACGTTCCTGGGTGGACGACGGACGAGCTCCTCGCCACCCCCACCGACGACCTCACCGAACAGGAGGCCCTCACGTTTCTGTACGGCATCAGCCGGATGCAAGCCATGCTGGACGCCGTCCGAATGAAGGCCATCGAACGATTCGCCACGTTGCGGGCGGACGACGAACGGGTGCGGGACATTCTCGCGGCGGAACTCAAGGTCACTTCGGCCAAAGCGGGGGACGATCTCGCCCTGGCCCACACGCTGCACACCCGACTACCCCGAACCCGCCACGCCCTCACCACCGGCATCCTCGACCTGGCCCGCGCGCGGCAGATCGACCGCGCCACCACCCCACTCACCGACGGCCAGGCCCGCCAGGTGGAAGAGCTGGCCTTCCCGCAGGCCGTCGACAGGAATCCACGCCGGCTCTACGAGTTGCTCCGCAAGGCGGTGCAGGAAGTCGACCCCGACGGCGCCGCCGCCCGGACCGCAGTCAGAAGGGAACAGCGCCGGGTCAGCCTCGGGCCCAAGAAGGACGGCATGTGCTGGCTGCACGCCTTTCTCCCCGCGGAGGACGGGATCGCCATCGACAGCCTGGTCGACTCCGCGGCGCGCGAAGCCAGGATGCCGGGAGACGAGCGCACCACGAACCAACTGCGCGCCGATGCCTTGCGCGACCTCATCCTCGGCACCCACCGGCAACGAGTCGCGAGCCCGCATCCACCTCACCGCCAACGGCACCACCGTCCTCGGCAACCTCCCCGGCGGGCTCCGTGGCTACGGCCCGCTTCCCGCCGAACACATCCGCGAACTCGCCTACACCCTCAGGGCCACCTGCCAGGACGTGGCCATCACCAGCTACCGGTTCACCGGCCGCATCATCGACCTCATCCGGCAGCGCGACCGCACCTGCCGGTTCCCGGGTTACAACGCCCCCGCCGACCGCTGCGACATCGACCGCAGAACCCCCTGCGACAAGGGAGGAGCCACCGCCAGTGGTAA
- a CDS encoding NAD/NADP-dependent octopine/nopaline dehydrogenase family protein, producing the protein MEAPLIVAVLGGGNGSHATAVDLTLRGHEVRWWRRRAPLPPGGRVRYVAGETRGEITVALATNDLDAAVAGSDLVIAPVPASAQRELLDALAAVLEPGQAVAFTPGTFGTWLGARLRPDVAFLETGTLPYLARVTAPGEVSIPVTAGRLPVGSVPGTGPLADEAHARFAAAFPTAVRVRDGLDAALANWGPVIHPPLIVHNLGAIESFGDRFDIHADGTSPSVLATTRALDAERVALRERLGFGEPHWPLLDYHLGKDTSMYPPDAKARLLASNLWRESVHIDHRYVHEDIRCGLVLNVELARLAGVPAPTGAAILALMGAALGEDLAASGRGPDLLGTRDLDELRRLAREGMATSER; encoded by the coding sequence GTGGAGGCACCGTTGATCGTGGCGGTACTGGGCGGCGGGAACGGCTCCCATGCCACCGCCGTCGATCTCACCCTCCGTGGGCACGAGGTCCGGTGGTGGCGCAGGCGGGCCCCGCTGCCACCGGGTGGCCGTGTCCGGTACGTGGCGGGCGAGACTCGTGGCGAGATCACGGTCGCCCTCGCCACCAACGACCTGGACGCTGCGGTCGCGGGCAGCGACCTGGTGATCGCGCCCGTCCCGGCCTCGGCGCAGCGGGAACTGCTGGACGCGCTGGCCGCGGTGCTCGAGCCGGGGCAGGCGGTGGCCTTCACCCCGGGCACCTTCGGCACCTGGCTCGGCGCGCGACTGCGGCCGGATGTGGCCTTCCTGGAAACCGGAACGTTGCCGTACCTCGCGCGCGTGACCGCGCCCGGCGAGGTCAGCATCCCGGTCACGGCCGGCCGGTTGCCGGTCGGCTCCGTTCCCGGCACCGGCCCACTCGCCGACGAGGCGCATGCCCGGTTCGCCGCCGCCTTCCCGACGGCCGTGCGGGTACGTGACGGTCTGGACGCCGCCCTCGCCAACTGGGGGCCGGTCATCCATCCGCCGCTCATCGTGCACAACCTGGGGGCCATCGAGTCCTTCGGCGACCGCTTCGACATCCACGCCGACGGCACCTCACCCTCGGTGCTGGCCACCACGCGGGCGCTGGACGCCGAACGCGTCGCGCTGCGTGAGCGGCTGGGGTTCGGGGAGCCGCACTGGCCGTTGCTGGACTACCACCTCGGCAAGGACACCTCGATGTATCCTCCGGACGCCAAGGCGCGGCTGCTCGCCTCCAACCTGTGGCGCGAGTCGGTGCACATCGACCACCGCTACGTACACGAGGACATCCGGTGCGGGCTGGTGCTGAACGTCGAACTCGCGCGGCTGGCAGGCGTCCCTGCGCCGACGGGTGCCGCGATACTGGCGCTGATGGGCGCCGCGCTCGGCGAGGACCTCGCCGCCTCGGGGCGGGGACCGGACCTGCTCGGCACCCGTGATCTGGACGAACTGCGCCGGCTCGCCCGCGAGGGCATGGCGACCAGCGAAAGGTGA
- a CDS encoding DUF305 domain-containing protein: MRSFLLVLTVAATVALTGCGSAPTGTPQENPAPTAPPPPAEPASAQFNEADLLFLRTMIPHHEQGLDMARQAKQRATSAEVRQLAGAIEATQQYEVETMTTWLRGWNQPLTAERSAHSEHSGSAEHSEHADIHTTDPEVITELERTASEEFDSTFLNVFTGHQHNAVAMARKETTEGKNPEAKDLADRIVQSRTAQIEQMLTILGG; encoded by the coding sequence ATGCGGTCTTTCCTGCTCGTCCTCACCGTCGCGGCCACCGTGGCGCTCACCGGCTGCGGCAGTGCCCCCACCGGAACTCCCCAGGAGAACCCGGCGCCCACCGCGCCTCCGCCCCCCGCCGAACCGGCCTCGGCGCAGTTCAACGAGGCCGACCTGCTGTTCCTGCGGACGATGATCCCCCACCACGAGCAAGGCCTGGACATGGCGCGCCAGGCCAAGCAGCGCGCGACCAGCGCCGAGGTGCGGCAGCTCGCGGGCGCCATCGAGGCGACCCAGCAGTACGAGGTCGAGACCATGACGACCTGGCTGCGTGGCTGGAACCAACCGCTCACCGCCGAGCGCTCGGCGCACTCCGAGCACTCCGGGAGCGCCGAACACTCCGAGCACGCGGACATCCACACCACCGACCCCGAGGTCATCACCGAGTTGGAGCGGACAGCGAGCGAGGAGTTCGACTCGACCTTCCTGAACGTGTTCACCGGCCACCAGCACAACGCCGTTGCCATGGCCAGGAAAGAAACCACCGAGGGCAAGAACCCGGAAGCCAAGGACCTCGCCGACCGGATCGTGCAGTCCCGCACGGCACAGATCGAGCAGATGCTGACGATCCTCGGCGGGTAG
- a CDS encoding lytic polysaccharide monooxygenase gives MNLKKKLAVVAAGAGVAPLILVALPAGVANAHGYVSSPPSRQAQCAQGTVSCGSIKWEPQSVEGPKGLRSCSGGNSRFSELDDDGKGWRATPVGNSVTFKWTFTARHATANYEYFLNGRRIAEFNGNGQQPPPTISHNVNLGGVSGRQKVLAVWNIGDTGNAFYACIDLNVNGGGDPDPEPTTTTTTPPPDTTTTTPPPSSGTWEVGTAYQTGSEVTYNGSSYRCRQTHTAIAGWEPANTPALWQEV, from the coding sequence ATGAATCTGAAGAAGAAGCTCGCGGTGGTCGCCGCCGGCGCGGGCGTCGCCCCGCTGATCCTGGTCGCGCTGCCCGCGGGCGTGGCCAACGCGCACGGGTACGTGTCCTCGCCGCCGAGCAGGCAGGCCCAGTGCGCACAGGGGACCGTGTCCTGCGGATCGATCAAGTGGGAGCCGCAGAGCGTCGAGGGGCCCAAGGGCCTGCGTAGTTGCAGTGGTGGCAACTCCCGGTTCTCCGAGCTGGACGACGACGGCAAGGGCTGGCGCGCGACCCCGGTCGGCAACTCGGTGACGTTCAAGTGGACGTTCACCGCGCGGCACGCCACCGCGAACTACGAGTACTTCCTGAACGGCCGCAGAATCGCCGAGTTCAACGGCAATGGCCAGCAGCCGCCGCCCACCATCTCGCACAACGTCAATCTCGGCGGGGTGAGCGGCCGGCAGAAGGTGCTCGCGGTGTGGAACATCGGCGACACCGGCAACGCCTTTTACGCCTGCATCGACCTGAACGTCAACGGCGGAGGGGACCCGGACCCCGAGCCGACCACCACGACCACGACACCACCGCCGGACACCACCACGACCACTCCCCCGCCCAGCAGCGGAACCTGGGAGGTCGGCACGGCTTACCAAACGGGTAGCGAGGTGACCTACAACGGTTCCTCCTACCGTTGCCGGCAGACACACACCGCCATCGCCGGCTGGGAACCCGCCAACACCCCCGCCCTGTGGCAAGAAGTCTGA
- a CDS encoding LLM class flavin-dependent oxidoreductase: MRYLLQLHGNLPIDAYPELAGRAEELGFEDITVHDVLLRRPVWPVLCDLARATSRPQLGPNVTHPYLTHPAQLAANLAHLDELSGGRAVLGIGRGSMYELLGMRNPATLAGVREAIDVIRALVGGDGGGHQGATFTLADTARLHFGTGRRVPVYLGALGPKGARLAGAHCDGLRVAAQWDPAYPSMLAEHVAAGAKEVGRDPGEVDFVVENWTFVHPDREYARRGARRVLATFLPHLGPLLTFHGVPEAEVEAARAAVRDGATERLEEISDRTVDLFMAAGDAGDLAAGLDKLADAGFGAVSFSGELGPETGPALELIGNVLSSRRG; the protein is encoded by the coding sequence ATGCGTTACCTCCTGCAACTGCACGGGAACCTGCCGATCGACGCCTACCCTGAGCTGGCCGGACGGGCCGAGGAGTTGGGCTTCGAGGACATCACGGTGCACGATGTGCTGCTGCGCAGGCCGGTGTGGCCGGTGCTGTGCGACCTGGCCCGCGCCACCTCGCGGCCGCAGCTCGGGCCGAACGTCACGCACCCCTACCTCACCCATCCGGCCCAGCTCGCGGCGAACCTGGCTCACCTGGACGAGCTCTCCGGCGGGCGTGCCGTGCTCGGTATCGGTCGTGGCTCGATGTACGAGCTGCTCGGCATGCGCAATCCGGCGACCCTGGCCGGGGTGCGCGAGGCGATCGACGTGATCAGGGCGCTGGTCGGCGGGGACGGTGGCGGTCACCAGGGCGCGACGTTCACCCTCGCCGACACGGCACGGCTGCATTTCGGCACCGGCCGGCGGGTACCGGTGTACCTCGGCGCCCTCGGGCCCAAAGGAGCCCGGCTCGCCGGCGCGCACTGTGACGGCCTCCGGGTCGCCGCGCAGTGGGACCCGGCCTACCCCAGCATGCTCGCCGAGCATGTCGCCGCGGGCGCGAAAGAGGTGGGTCGCGACCCGGGTGAGGTCGACTTCGTCGTGGAGAACTGGACCTTCGTGCACCCGGACCGGGAGTACGCCCGCCGGGGTGCGCGCAGGGTACTGGCCACCTTCCTGCCGCACCTCGGTCCGCTGCTGACGTTCCACGGCGTGCCGGAGGCCGAGGTGGAGGCCGCGCGGGCTGCCGTGCGGGACGGGGCCACCGAACGGCTCGAGGAGATCAGCGACCGCACCGTCGACCTGTTCATGGCCGCGGGCGATGCCGGTGACCTGGCCGCAGGCCTGGACAAACTGGCCGACGCGGGCTTCGGCGCGGTCTCCTTCTCCGGCGAGCTCGGCCCGGAGACCGGCCCCGCACTGGAGCTCATCGGCAACGTGCTGAGCTCCAGGCGTGGCTGA